Proteins from a single region of Thermococcus alcaliphilus:
- a CDS encoding DUF257 family protein, with amino-acid sequence MREVIRRVWESILFGENVLIEHDSSTPPHIGFAHLLNWAYKKDYAVVVVDILDTLYLYKSQMELQGLNSGLLDNVRVIKIGGRLHVGNVITRLSLGEPVVQEKEAFGIVESILDVGDKIVSPVLGFDKLFFVINSRTEALSIVNIVLGYTGNPKGIGYYFINTELLEKNTPNILPLLEEVATTVVEIRKKGKSFFLNVKKSINSEIDGVEVKL; translated from the coding sequence ATGAGGGAAGTTATTAGAAGAGTTTGGGAGTCAATACTATTTGGAGAGAACGTACTTATCGAACACGACTCATCAACACCTCCTCATATAGGATTTGCTCACTTGTTAAATTGGGCATACAAAAAAGATTATGCTGTGGTTGTTGTGGACATTCTCGATACGCTTTACCTGTATAAGAGCCAGATGGAACTCCAAGGGCTAAACTCTGGCTTACTAGACAATGTTAGGGTTATCAAAATTGGGGGACGGTTGCACGTGGGGAATGTTATTACAAGACTTTCTCTTGGAGAGCCTGTTGTTCAGGAAAAGGAAGCATTTGGCATTGTTGAGTCAATTCTAGATGTAGGGGATAAAATAGTAAGCCCAGTTTTGGGATTTGATAAACTTTTCTTTGTAATAAATTCAAGAACAGAAGCATTGTCTATTGTGAATATCGTTCTGGGGTATACCGGAAATCCCAAGGGAATTGGCTACTACTTCATTAATACTGAGCTGTTAGAGAAGAATACTCCCAATATCCTCCCGCTCCTAGAGGAAGTTGCAACTACTGTCGTTGAGATAAGAAAGAAGGGTAAAAGTTTCTTTCTTAATGTCAAAAAATCAATCAACAGCGAAATTGATGGAGTAGAGGTGAAACTGTAA
- a CDS encoding DUF402 domain-containing protein, whose protein sequence is MANKIHLLYKRIPNRILERDDELIADLGDIIVAKSKFEGMLTPLFVNGVKVIENGYIMIYFAFIGENYDILKVYDKEGNFKGLYVDILAYTKREGNTLEMLDLFLDIFIFPNGEVFLLDEEELEMALLYELIDKETFDFAYSKAREIIEKFEKGLFPPDVVWQYSLSSPKDDQDQSYNYQ, encoded by the coding sequence ATGGCTAACAAAATCCACCTCCTCTACAAGCGCATTCCAAACAGAATTCTTGAGAGGGATGATGAGCTTATTGCGGACTTAGGAGATATAATCGTTGCGAAATCTAAGTTTGAAGGAATGCTAACTCCGCTTTTTGTAAACGGTGTCAAGGTCATAGAGAACGGATACATCATGATATATTTTGCCTTTATTGGCGAGAACTATGATATACTGAAGGTTTACGATAAGGAAGGCAACTTTAAGGGGTTATACGTCGATATCCTAGCTTATACCAAGCGAGAGGGTAACACCTTGGAGATGCTGGATTTGTTCTTGGATATTTTCATTTTCCCCAATGGAGAAGTCTTCCTTCTTGATGAGGAGGAGCTTGAGATGGCACTTCTCTATGAGCTTATAGACAAAGAAACGTTCGATTTTGCATATTCAAAAGCGAGAGAGATCATAGAAAAATTCGAAAAAGGCTTGTTCCCTCCGGATGTTGTGTGGCAGTATTCACTTTCTTCTCCAAAGGACGATCAAGACCAGTCCTATAACTACCAATAA
- a CDS encoding metallophosphoesterase family protein, with protein MRIIAVTDIHGRGNKVKELLEHIKGQEPDLILIAGDITHFRGRDAAYNILKEFINFGKPFYAVMGNCDGRDVLELLEELHISLHDKRVEFNGVGIVGIGGSNITPFSTIWEFSEEEIWEILTKNYQDGDIVLSHVPPKNTKVDKTFVGTHAGSKSLRKFIEEKQPPLVICGHIHEAIGIDEIGETIIVNPGPLSRGHYATIDFDEEKKKVKDITLEKF; from the coding sequence ATGAGAATAATAGCGGTAACGGACATTCACGGGAGGGGAAACAAGGTTAAAGAACTTTTAGAACACATCAAGGGACAAGAGCCTGACCTTATTCTAATAGCTGGTGACATAACTCATTTCAGGGGTAGAGATGCAGCTTATAATATCCTGAAGGAATTTATTAACTTTGGAAAGCCCTTCTATGCAGTTATGGGGAACTGTGATGGGAGAGATGTTCTTGAACTGCTTGAAGAACTTCATATCAGCCTTCACGACAAAAGGGTGGAGTTTAATGGCGTCGGCATTGTTGGAATAGGGGGCTCAAACATAACGCCTTTCTCGACAATATGGGAGTTCAGCGAAGAGGAAATTTGGGAAATTCTGACCAAAAATTATCAAGATGGCGATATAGTGCTTTCTCACGTTCCGCCTAAAAACACCAAGGTTGACAAAACCTTTGTGGGAACACATGCCGGAAGCAAGTCGCTGAGAAAATTCATTGAGGAAAAGCAGCCTCCACTAGTTATATGCGGTCACATACATGAGGCAATTGGAATAGATGAGATTGGAGAAACCATAATTGTAAATCCAGGTCCTCTGTCGAGGGGACATTATGCCACAATAGATTTTGATGAAGAAAAGAAAAAAGTAAAAGATATAACGCTCGAGAAGTTTTAA
- a CDS encoding DUF167 domain-containing protein, which yields MIKDAKEGVIIQIYVQPNAKKTEIEGVDEWRKRLKVKVKAPPVEGRANKEVVKFFSKLLGTEVVLLRGETSREKDLLVKGLTAEEVKEKLKS from the coding sequence ATGATAAAAGACGCCAAAGAAGGAGTGATAATCCAGATATACGTACAGCCAAATGCGAAGAAAACCGAAATTGAAGGCGTAGATGAATGGCGAAAAAGGCTGAAGGTCAAGGTAAAAGCTCCGCCAGTAGAAGGAAGGGCAAATAAGGAAGTTGTGAAGTTCTTCTCAAAGCTACTTGGGACGGAGGTTGTTCTTTTGAGGGGAGAGACAAGTAGGGAGAAAGATTTGCTAGTTAAAGGGCTCACTGCAGAAGAAGTGAAGGAAAAGTTGAAATCTTGA
- a CDS encoding ParA family protein, whose product MPVISIANQKGGVGKSTTAINLSAALALKGKRVLLVDMDPQGATTVGLGFRDATPTIYNVILDEVDTEDAIIPTEIEGLELIPSNIALSGAEIELSSQIGREYILRNKLAKIKDDYDYVIIDTPPSLGILTMNSLVASDEVIIPIQAEYYALEGIGLLLKAIKLVRERLGIPLEIRGFLITMFDKRTNLSKEVREEVKRIFGEKVFRTMIPRNVKLAEAPSHGKPIFLYAPDSRGAKAYMKLAEEVDGV is encoded by the coding sequence ATGCCGGTGATAAGTATTGCAAATCAAAAAGGTGGAGTAGGAAAGAGCACCACTGCAATAAACCTTTCAGCTGCATTGGCACTCAAAGGAAAAAGAGTTCTTCTCGTTGATATGGATCCCCAAGGAGCAACGACAGTCGGACTTGGGTTTAGAGATGCTACTCCAACTATCTACAACGTGATCTTAGACGAAGTGGATACTGAAGATGCAATAATCCCCACTGAAATAGAAGGGCTTGAGCTGATCCCAAGCAACATTGCACTAAGCGGTGCTGAAATTGAGCTCAGCAGCCAAATAGGGAGGGAGTACATCCTAAGAAACAAACTTGCTAAAATTAAGGATGATTACGACTACGTCATAATAGACACTCCTCCCTCTCTCGGCATTTTAACGATGAATTCCCTTGTCGCCAGCGATGAAGTGATAATACCGATTCAGGCAGAATACTATGCTCTAGAGGGAATCGGTCTCCTGCTAAAGGCGATAAAACTTGTTAGGGAAAGATTGGGTATTCCCCTCGAGATTAGAGGGTTCTTAATCACTATGTTCGATAAAAGAACCAATTTATCCAAGGAAGTCAGGGAAGAGGTAAAGAGAATATTTGGAGAAAAGGTGTTCAGAACTATGATCCCAAGAAACGTAAAGCTGGCTGAAGCGCCTTCCCATGGAAAGCCAATTTTTCTATATGCACCGGACAGCAGAGGTGCTAAGGCATATATGAAGCTTGCCGAGGAGGTTGATGGTGTATGA
- a CDS encoding alpha/beta hydrolase encodes MILEIILLALILFFAFIFVVAYKMVTPPREIKNWTPKDAGIEYEEVTIPTSDGLKLKGWWIDRGSEKTIIPLHGYTSSRWGFYIIPMIETLAKSGYNVLAFDFRAHGESEGKYTTVGDRELIDLISAINWLKKEKPSSAKRIGLIGYSMGAMVAIRALAEDERVCCAVADSPPMYLDKTGARSLKYFANLPEWLYYFVKPISKMITSAKEVNPIGYADRVKKPLLLIAGKKDPIVKVEEIKEFYERNKKINPDVELWITEAAHVRTIQLMPEEYKGKVLQFFEKYL; translated from the coding sequence ATGATCCTGGAAATAATTCTCCTTGCCTTGATTTTGTTTTTTGCTTTTATCTTTGTAGTGGCTTATAAGATGGTCACTCCTCCCAGAGAGATCAAGAACTGGACGCCTAAGGACGCTGGGATTGAGTACGAAGAGGTAACAATACCTACTTCCGATGGACTCAAGCTCAAGGGATGGTGGATAGATAGAGGAAGCGAAAAGACTATAATTCCCCTCCATGGTTACACCTCAAGCAGGTGGGGCTTTTACATAATTCCAATGATAGAAACCCTCGCAAAAAGCGGCTATAATGTTCTGGCCTTCGACTTTAGAGCCCACGGAGAAAGTGAAGGCAAATACACCACCGTAGGAGACAGAGAGCTTATAGACCTTATCTCCGCCATCAATTGGCTTAAAAAAGAGAAACCCAGCAGTGCCAAGCGCATTGGTTTAATAGGCTACTCCATGGGCGCTATGGTGGCTATTAGGGCTCTTGCAGAAGATGAAAGAGTCTGCTGTGCCGTTGCTGACAGCCCTCCTATGTATCTTGACAAGACAGGAGCCAGAAGCCTGAAATACTTTGCAAACCTGCCCGAATGGCTTTACTACTTTGTGAAGCCCATATCAAAGATGATCACCAGTGCTAAGGAGGTAAATCCAATAGGATATGCCGACAGAGTCAAGAAGCCCCTCCTTTTGATAGCGGGCAAAAAAGATCCAATAGTCAAGGTTGAAGAAATTAAAGAGTTTTACGAAAGGAACAAGAAAATAAATCCAGATGTTGAGCTTTGGATCACTGAAGCGGCACACGTAAGGACGATTCAGCTTATGCCTGAGGAGTATAAGGGAAAGGTTTTGCAGTTTTTTGAGAAATACCTCTGA
- a CDS encoding MFS transporter produces MERKKFSWGVVIGLALLGFSRSTGWALNKGLSFPLLSSYTESAFIKGTILALEGFIGILIPPLLGYYSDTLRSKHGRRRPFVMIGGLLAGIAVLMIYTSYALGVPLAGFALTLAVFYFSMHIYTAQFRALMPDTIESGERGKASGVITLFEWAGNLFLFGLAGFLIAKAVAETGESESIKALAQTPYLKIPFIVTSLFLIGAALFVYFIVREPKAPEIMEDESLVNYLKSIVTNRDFLKFYAAQTLWWMSFEFVAIFLYGILAFILHGSASEENVKAVTSLGLYLMALFNVTVLLGALPGGLIYDKIGRRLSIIVGGIVFALPQLWGWFIKTQTQIVIALALAGLGWGILMAASYPVIGDLLTQYEKEAFTGRYYGFFEATRSLPVLLAGTIGGAIVDLAGGNYRVLFPIGAIMVLVAMPMIWSMKKLEVGKK; encoded by the coding sequence ATGGAGAGGAAAAAGTTTAGCTGGGGTGTTGTAATAGGATTAGCACTGTTGGGCTTCAGCAGAAGCACGGGATGGGCATTAAACAAGGGGCTCTCCTTCCCCTTACTTTCCAGCTATACAGAATCAGCCTTCATTAAAGGCACGATATTAGCCCTCGAAGGATTCATTGGGATTCTAATTCCACCTCTGCTTGGTTATTATAGCGATACCCTCAGATCAAAACACGGGAGAAGAAGGCCATTTGTAATGATAGGAGGTCTTCTTGCTGGCATTGCGGTGTTAATGATCTATACAAGCTATGCCCTTGGAGTTCCTCTGGCAGGATTTGCGCTTACATTGGCAGTATTTTACTTCTCCATGCACATCTACACGGCTCAATTCAGAGCTTTAATGCCAGACACCATAGAGAGTGGAGAGCGAGGAAAAGCCAGTGGAGTCATAACCTTATTTGAATGGGCAGGTAATCTCTTCCTTTTTGGACTAGCCGGGTTTTTGATAGCAAAAGCAGTGGCAGAAACGGGCGAAAGTGAGAGCATAAAGGCTCTAGCTCAAACCCCTTACCTTAAGATACCTTTCATTGTAACATCGCTCTTCCTCATAGGGGCTGCTTTGTTCGTTTACTTCATAGTTAGAGAGCCAAAGGCACCTGAAATCATGGAAGATGAAAGCCTGGTGAACTACCTCAAGAGCATCGTTACGAACAGGGATTTCCTTAAATTCTATGCTGCCCAGACTCTTTGGTGGATGAGCTTTGAGTTTGTGGCGATATTCCTCTATGGGATACTTGCTTTTATCCTCCACGGAAGTGCAAGTGAAGAAAACGTAAAAGCCGTTACTTCACTCGGCCTTTATTTAATGGCACTGTTCAATGTGACTGTCTTGCTTGGAGCTCTGCCCGGAGGCTTAATCTACGACAAAATCGGAAGGAGATTGAGCATCATAGTGGGTGGGATTGTATTTGCCCTACCCCAGCTGTGGGGATGGTTCATAAAAACCCAAACTCAAATAGTGATAGCACTCGCACTTGCTGGACTTGGTTGGGGAATACTGATGGCGGCATCATATCCCGTTATCGGAGATTTGCTGACCCAGTATGAGAAGGAGGCCTTCACCGGAAGATATTATGGGTTCTTCGAAGCAACACGCTCTTTGCCAGTACTGCTAGCTGGAACAATAGGTGGAGCTATCGTTGATCTAGCGGGAGGAAACTATAGGGTTTTGTTCCCCATAGGAGCTATCATGGTGCTGGTGGCAATGCCAATGATATGGAGCATGAAAAAACTTGAGGTGGGCAAGAAATGA
- the glyS gene encoding glycine--tRNA ligase, whose amino-acid sequence MFMDKYEVLQDLMRRRGFAWGSFEIYGGARGFYDYGPLGATIKRKIEKKIREAFIREGFFEIETPDITPEEVFIASGHVEKFVDPLTECKKCGSRFRADHLVEEALGIDTEGLSAEHLTQLIREHDIKCPECGGELSDVWYFNLMFETYIGPYKDKKGYLRPETAQGIFVNFKRLNNFARNQLPFGVFQIGKAYRNEISPRQGMLRLREFTQAEVEIFFNPNETEHPHFDEVKDEIVRLYPIEHQLKDLGMIEVTLEEAVKKGYVLNTFFAYYMAMVKRILLDIGIPEDKIRFRQQLPEERAHYSSDTWDVEIHSERFGWIECVGIAYRGDYDLSRHIKESGADLTVMIHYKEPKIVKKLKVSLNMKKVGPKLKKDAKRINQKLQEMSQEELKKIVEGLERIGKVIIDGYELEKDDFLIKEVEEKITGEKIVPHVLEPSFGIDRPFYLLLENSLAMDEDGRVYLKIKKDMAPIEVAVLPLVAKEPLTSIAYDIFRTLQKEGFIVVYDEKDTIGRRYARYDEIGTPYCVTVDNQTPEDNTVTIRDRDTREQIRVKIEELPEKLKEMIFGS is encoded by the coding sequence GTGTTCATGGATAAGTATGAAGTTCTTCAAGACCTGATGAGAAGAAGGGGCTTTGCGTGGGGTAGTTTTGAAATCTACGGTGGAGCGAGAGGTTTTTATGATTACGGTCCTTTGGGGGCTACAATAAAAAGAAAAATCGAGAAGAAAATCAGAGAAGCCTTTATAAGGGAGGGCTTCTTTGAAATTGAAACTCCCGATATCACCCCGGAAGAGGTTTTTATTGCCTCGGGACACGTGGAGAAGTTCGTTGACCCATTAACTGAGTGTAAAAAGTGTGGCTCAAGATTTAGAGCCGATCATCTTGTTGAAGAAGCTCTTGGCATAGACACCGAGGGGCTTAGTGCCGAGCATCTCACGCAACTCATAAGAGAGCACGACATAAAGTGCCCAGAATGTGGCGGAGAGCTCAGCGATGTGTGGTACTTTAACTTGATGTTTGAAACTTACATCGGACCTTACAAGGATAAGAAGGGCTATCTGAGGCCCGAAACTGCCCAGGGGATATTCGTGAACTTCAAGAGGTTGAATAACTTTGCCAGAAACCAACTACCATTCGGGGTCTTTCAGATAGGAAAAGCTTATAGAAACGAGATTTCCCCAAGACAGGGAATGTTGAGACTCAGAGAGTTTACTCAGGCAGAGGTCGAGATTTTCTTCAATCCCAATGAGACCGAGCATCCGCACTTTGATGAGGTTAAAGACGAGATCGTCAGGCTTTATCCAATAGAGCACCAGCTTAAAGATTTAGGCATGATTGAAGTCACCTTAGAAGAGGCTGTGAAGAAGGGCTACGTGCTGAACACCTTTTTTGCCTATTATATGGCAATGGTGAAGAGGATTCTCCTTGACATAGGTATCCCCGAGGATAAGATCAGGTTCAGACAGCAGTTGCCAGAGGAGAGGGCGCACTACTCAAGCGACACATGGGATGTGGAGATTCACAGCGAAAGGTTTGGATGGATTGAGTGCGTTGGTATAGCCTACAGGGGAGACTACGATCTAAGCAGGCACATAAAAGAAAGCGGGGCAGATTTAACAGTTATGATCCACTACAAAGAGCCCAAGATAGTTAAGAAGCTTAAGGTTTCCCTCAACATGAAAAAAGTTGGGCCTAAACTTAAGAAAGATGCAAAAAGGATTAACCAGAAGCTCCAGGAGATGAGCCAGGAAGAGCTCAAGAAAATAGTGGAAGGGCTTGAGCGGATTGGAAAGGTTATCATTGACGGCTATGAACTTGAAAAAGACGACTTCCTCATCAAAGAGGTTGAAGAAAAGATAACCGGCGAAAAGATAGTGCCCCACGTCTTAGAGCCGAGCTTTGGTATCGATAGACCGTTTTACCTGCTCCTTGAGAACTCCTTGGCTATGGACGAAGACGGAAGAGTTTATCTCAAGATAAAGAAGGACATGGCACCGATAGAAGTTGCCGTTTTGCCCCTCGTGGCCAAGGAGCCCCTAACGAGCATAGCCTATGACATCTTCAGAACCCTGCAAAAAGAGGGGTTCATAGTTGTCTATGACGAGAAGGACACCATTGGAAGGAGATATGCAAGGTACGACGAGATAGGAACGCCTTACTGTGTAACAGTAGATAACCAGACGCCTGAAGACAACACCGTGACGATAAGGGACAGGGACACGAGGGAGCAGATAAGGGTGAAGATAGAGGAGCTTCCAGAGAAGCTGAAGGAGATGATTTTTGGAAGCTGA
- a CDS encoding phosphorylating glyceraldehyde-3-phosphate dehydrogenase, whose product MRVKVGINGYGTIGKRVAYAVSKQDDMELIGVTKTKPDFEAYRAKELGIPVYAASSEFLPRFEKAGFEVAGTLEDLLEKVDVIVDATPGGMGEKNRALYEKAGVKAIFQGGEKAEVAEVSFVAQANYEKALGKNYVRVVSCNTTGLTRTLNAIKDYIDYVYAVMIRRAADPNDIKRGPINAIKPTVEVPSHHGPDVQTVIPINIETMAFVVPTTLMHVHSVMVELKKPLTREDVIDIFKNTTRVLLFEKERGFDSTAQLIEFARDLHREWNNLYEIAVWKESINVKGNRLFYIQAVHQESDVVPENVDAIRAMFELADKWESIKKTNKSLGILK is encoded by the coding sequence ATGAGAGTCAAGGTAGGAATTAACGGTTACGGGACTATAGGAAAGAGGGTTGCTTACGCAGTTTCAAAACAAGATGATATGGAGCTAATAGGAGTTACAAAGACGAAGCCAGACTTTGAGGCTTATCGTGCTAAAGAGCTCGGAATACCTGTCTATGCAGCATCCAGTGAATTTTTACCTAGATTCGAGAAGGCTGGATTTGAGGTAGCAGGCACTCTTGAGGATCTGCTCGAAAAAGTAGATGTAATTGTAGATGCCACACCCGGAGGAATGGGTGAGAAAAACAGAGCCCTCTACGAGAAAGCAGGGGTTAAGGCGATATTTCAAGGGGGAGAGAAAGCGGAGGTTGCGGAGGTTTCCTTCGTTGCACAGGCAAACTATGAAAAGGCTTTGGGCAAAAATTATGTTAGAGTTGTCTCCTGCAACACCACAGGCTTAACGAGAACTCTCAACGCAATAAAGGACTACATCGACTACGTCTACGCTGTGATGATTAGAAGGGCTGCGGATCCAAATGATATCAAGAGAGGCCCCATTAACGCCATAAAGCCCACGGTAGAGGTTCCATCCCATCACGGACCGGATGTTCAGACGGTTATCCCAATAAACATCGAGACAATGGCATTTGTTGTGCCGACCACATTAATGCACGTCCACAGCGTAATGGTAGAGCTCAAAAAGCCCCTTACAAGGGAAGACGTCATCGACATCTTCAAAAACACCACGAGAGTTCTGCTCTTTGAGAAGGAAAGAGGTTTTGACAGCACAGCCCAGCTGATAGAGTTTGCAAGGGATTTGCACAGGGAGTGGAACAACCTCTACGAGATAGCGGTGTGGAAGGAGAGCATCAATGTAAAGGGCAACAGGCTATTCTACATCCAAGCGGTGCATCAAGAAAGCGACGTCGTTCCAGAAAACGTTGATGCAATAAGGGCGATGTTTGAGCTCGCAGACAAGTGGGAGAGCATCAAAAAGACTAACAAGAGCCTTGGGATTCTAAAATAG
- a CDS encoding right-handed parallel beta-helix repeat-containing protein, whose protein sequence is MRVLVIFLVMLLFLPLASAAQLTFVGDESLKELPGSGTPDDPYLLGNLFINASNDTAILIKNTSLFLLIKNVSIVGENKRPGIILENTKNVRIENIRIVRCSYGIKIINSENITVANSTFKGNLYCYWKSKFAGDADCKGGAIFADYSRNLHIINNTFVPHSYLFSNIYGVYLVMVKNSTIYGNRFVSSVKCFPSAAFGGYCKGAAVYLDRSSGTEIIRNTIYLPSSGGMEYAAEVYGMYIFGINNSIYLNDFYGKEVPYTPEGAIGFYYVFPQVGNKNTFHSPRVVYKFANVTFEGFLGNYWDSYRGSDENGDGVIDQPFKVDKYPLILPSENYEVLGLVKEELNTTTSSTQVSSPLNTSSPSAPSPQEEENLTYVSLLVVIGLVLIVLWRRK, encoded by the coding sequence ATGAGGGTGCTGGTAATTTTTCTTGTTATGCTACTTTTTCTTCCCTTAGCAAGTGCAGCTCAGCTAACATTTGTTGGGGATGAGAGCCTAAAAGAACTCCCTGGCTCTGGAACTCCAGATGATCCATACCTTCTTGGAAATCTCTTCATCAATGCCAGCAATGACACTGCTATTTTAATCAAAAACACCAGTTTATTCCTTTTAATAAAAAACGTGAGCATAGTGGGAGAAAACAAGCGCCCAGGAATAATCCTTGAGAATACAAAAAACGTCAGGATTGAGAATATCCGAATAGTTAGATGCAGCTATGGAATAAAAATCATCAACTCCGAGAACATCACGGTTGCCAATAGCACATTTAAGGGAAATCTGTACTGCTATTGGAAAAGCAAATTTGCTGGAGATGCTGATTGTAAAGGTGGAGCAATTTTTGCTGACTATTCAAGAAACCTGCACATAATAAATAACACCTTTGTCCCCCATTCCTACCTCTTTTCAAACATATACGGAGTGTATCTGGTAATGGTCAAGAACTCCACGATTTATGGCAATAGATTTGTAAGCTCCGTCAAGTGCTTTCCATCAGCAGCATTTGGTGGGTACTGTAAAGGAGCAGCGGTTTATCTAGATCGCTCCAGTGGCACCGAGATAATTAGAAATACAATTTACCTTCCTTCAAGTGGTGGTATGGAGTATGCGGCAGAAGTGTATGGGATGTACATTTTTGGTATTAATAACAGCATTTACTTAAATGATTTCTACGGGAAAGAAGTTCCGTATACGCCAGAAGGAGCAATAGGTTTTTACTATGTTTTTCCCCAAGTTGGGAATAAAAACACTTTTCACTCTCCCAGAGTTGTCTATAAATTTGCGAATGTAACGTTTGAAGGATTTTTGGGCAACTACTGGGATTCTTATAGAGGATCAGATGAAAATGGTGATGGAGTTATAGACCAGCCTTTCAAAGTCGATAAATATCCATTGATCCTTCCCTCAGAAAACTACGAGGTTCTGGGCTTAGTGAAAGAAGAATTAAACACTACCACAAGCTCAACACAGGTTTCTTCACCGTTGAACACTTCATCTCCTTCTGCCCCATCCCCACAAGAAGAAGAGAATCTCACCTACGTAAGCTTATTGGTAGTTATAGGACTGGTCTTGATCGTCCTTTGGAGAAGAAAGTGA
- a CDS encoding SLC45 family MFS transporter, whose amino-acid sequence MVEFNYKRIFLLGFGFFGISIIWSLYNAYIPIFLQDTFRMSRTVTGFVMTIDNLFAVLLLPFLGALSDKTRTRIGRRKPYILLGAPSAALLFALIPVARRYENLALFMGTIVFMNFFMALFRSPVIAFMPDITPSEKRSQANGIINFMGGIGALLAYFGGKLLYDINYAYPFFAGAAIMLIANLLVVFFVPEPEEYRVPGERIDLKKLIKETSKKSFGELKENLKDVFASKEKSLLFILLSIFLWFIAFNSVETFFTSYAKYHLGIEESTGAFMMGVVSLSFMLFAIPAGFIGGRIGRKKTITMGLVLTTAVMILAYLLGEASKPKSSALTDPVVLKFMVLFFLGGIGWAMINVNSLPMVVDMTTEEKLGGYTGLYYFFSQAANLVAPPLAGAFLDVIGYSTLLPFAAIFFILATITVQFVKRGDIKGKVGDVYELIPDMD is encoded by the coding sequence ATGGTCGAGTTCAACTATAAACGTATTTTCTTGCTCGGATTTGGGTTCTTTGGAATAAGTATAATATGGTCTCTGTACAATGCATACATCCCGATCTTCCTTCAAGACACCTTTAGGATGAGCAGGACTGTTACTGGTTTCGTCATGACCATCGATAACCTCTTTGCGGTGCTGCTGTTGCCTTTCCTCGGTGCTTTGAGCGATAAAACAAGAACAAGGATCGGCAGAAGAAAGCCCTACATCCTACTTGGGGCTCCTTCAGCAGCGTTGCTCTTTGCACTTATTCCGGTAGCAAGGAGATATGAGAACCTTGCGCTCTTCATGGGTACGATAGTCTTCATGAACTTCTTCATGGCATTGTTCCGTTCTCCGGTAATAGCCTTCATGCCAGACATAACTCCAAGTGAAAAGAGAAGCCAAGCAAATGGAATCATAAACTTTATGGGAGGTATTGGAGCGCTTTTGGCTTACTTTGGGGGGAAGCTTCTCTATGACATAAACTACGCCTACCCGTTCTTTGCAGGAGCGGCAATAATGCTCATTGCCAACCTCCTTGTGGTCTTCTTTGTACCGGAACCAGAAGAATACCGCGTTCCGGGAGAGAGAATAGACCTCAAGAAGCTTATAAAAGAGACCTCAAAGAAAAGCTTTGGCGAACTCAAAGAGAACCTCAAGGACGTATTTGCAAGTAAAGAAAAGAGCCTCCTATTCATTTTGCTCTCGATATTCCTATGGTTCATTGCCTTTAACTCAGTAGAGACGTTCTTCACGAGTTATGCCAAATACCATCTTGGGATTGAAGAAAGCACTGGAGCGTTCATGATGGGCGTTGTTTCCCTAAGCTTTATGCTCTTTGCAATTCCAGCTGGATTCATCGGAGGAAGGATAGGAAGAAAGAAAACAATAACCATGGGCTTAGTGCTTACAACAGCTGTGATGATATTGGCTTATCTTCTGGGAGAGGCTTCAAAACCCAAAAGCAGCGCCCTTACGGACCCCGTGGTGCTTAAATTTATGGTGCTCTTCTTCCTTGGCGGCATTGGCTGGGCGATGATAAACGTTAACTCCCTCCCAATGGTCGTCGATATGACTACGGAAGAGAAGCTTGGGGGCTACACCGGGTTATATTATTTCTTCAGCCAAGCGGCAAACCTTGTAGCTCCGCCTTTAGCAGGTGCATTTTTAGATGTCATTGGTTACAGTACTCTGCTGCCTTTTGCAGCAATTTTCTTCATACTAGCCACCATAACGGTTCAGTTCGTTAAAAGAGGAGACATAAAAGGAAAAGTTGGCGATGTTTATGAGCTGATACCAGATATGGACTGA